From Pararhodobacter zhoushanensis, the proteins below share one genomic window:
- a CDS encoding bifunctional 4-hydroxy-2-oxoglutarate aldolase/2-dehydro-3-deoxy-phosphogluconate aldolase, whose amino-acid sequence MNPALQSHATRSLCDLAPVIPVLVIEDVAHAEPLARALVAGGLPVLEVTLRTDCALEAMAAMATVPGARVGAGTVLSAHDVKRAKAAGATFAVSPGATPALIAACAAQGLPLLPGAATASEVMALLELGYRTMKFFPAGPAGGPALLKGLYGPLPQATFCPTGGVSPQNAADYLSLPNVACVGGSWVAPAKMMAAGDWDGITALARQAASLSR is encoded by the coding sequence ATGAATCCTGCCCTGCAAAGTCACGCCACACGCAGCCTGTGCGATCTTGCGCCGGTGATCCCGGTTCTGGTGATCGAGGATGTCGCTCATGCCGAACCGCTCGCGCGGGCGCTCGTCGCGGGCGGTTTGCCCGTGCTCGAAGTCACGCTGCGCACCGACTGCGCGCTTGAAGCCATGGCGGCGATGGCGACCGTGCCGGGCGCTCGGGTCGGTGCGGGAACGGTGCTCAGCGCACATGACGTGAAGCGGGCCAAGGCGGCGGGCGCAACCTTTGCCGTGTCGCCCGGTGCAACGCCCGCGCTGATCGCCGCCTGTGCCGCGCAGGGCCTGCCTTTGCTGCCGGGCGCGGCCACGGCGAGCGAGGTCATGGCGCTCTTGGAACTCGGGTATCGGACAATGAAATTCTTCCCCGCCGGTCCCGCCGGTGGTCCGGCTCTGCTCAAGGGACTCTATGGTCCGCTACCGCAAGCGACCTTCTGCCCGACCGGTGGCGTCAGCCCGCAGAATGCCGCTGACTATCTGTCGCTGCCCAACGTCGCCTGCGTCGGCGGTAGCTGGGTTGCTCCGGCGAAGATGATGGCGGCAGGCGATTGGGACGGCATCACGGCGCTGGCGCGGCAAGCGGCAAGCCTGAGCCGTTAA